The following proteins are encoded in a genomic region of Astatotilapia calliptera chromosome 22, fAstCal1.2, whole genome shotgun sequence:
- the tmem170b gene encoding transmembrane protein 170B, translated as MPSFKAKYSYTIKRGANPGGGGGNMTTDKDYSLNLSVQQVLSLWVQGSALHHFTEMWYWVFLWCLFSSLFVHGAVGLLMLVMLQRHKRGRLITLVLVSVGFLASLSGGVITSAAVAGVYRVAGKGMAPLEALVLGVGQTTLSVVISFSRILATL; from the exons ATGCCTTCGTTTAAAGCCAAGTACAGCTATACGATAAAGAGGGGTGCGAACCCGGGCGGCGGCGGCGGAAACATGACAACGGACAAGGATTATTCTCTTAATCTGTCGGTGCAGCAAGTGCTGAGCCTTTGGGTGCAAGGCTCGGCGCTGCACCACTTCACAG AGATGTGGTACTGGGTCTTCCTGTGGTGTCTCTTCTCCTCGCTCTTCGTCCACGGGGCGGTGGGGCTGCTCATGTTAGTCATGCTGCAGCGCCACAAGCGGGGACGCCTCATCACCCTGGTGCTGGTCAGCGTGGGTTTCCTGGCCTCGCTCTCCGGAGGCGTCATCACTA GCGCGGCCGTGGCGGGCGTTTACCGCGTGGCGGGGAAAGGCATGGCACCGCTGGAGGCGCTGGTGCTCGGCGTGGGCCAGACCACCCTCTCCGTCGTCATATCCTTCTCGCGGATCCTGGCCACGCTGTGA